The window GGTTAGTGTGGGTGACAAATGGGATGATTCAGTCTACCTAAAGGTTGTACATGATTTCGGAATCTACAGGTCCAGTATTAAGAAGTGAATTCCACTCTTGTAGGTTAAGGATGTTATGTAGAGTACTACTTTTCGTCAGGTTGCTTGTTCTCTTTGAAGTCTGGAAAGGTGTCGAGAGGTGGTTGAATGATCAAGGGATGTCGTATTAGTTATGTTTCAGTCCGCTGGAGTCTCTGCTCGATTTGGATCATGGGCCTGGTTTTGGAACCTTGGTTGTTGATGATTGTAGGTTCTAGCATTCAAGTGATCTCAGCTTGCTTGGAAGGAGTCGAGTTTGAAAGACCCACAAGGGGTTACTCTGAGAGTGGTATAAAGTGGCCATGTTGTGGAAGACGTTGCAGCTCAAATCCGGGATTTTTATGTATTCCATTatatataaacaccttaactctCATTCTAGGTTATCTTCTTCAACCACCACCTCCCCATCTTAAAACGCTAGCCTTTATGCACGCTTGAGAGTCCATTTCAACAATTTTCAACCTTGACCTTGGATTTTTGGTATAGTTTTGGAAGATGGAAATTCACAAGGGAGCAAGGGAAACAAGAAGCAAGTTGGATCCAACGTTCTCTTCGGTTTTCTAAGttgttgaaggtataaagttcataccttgaaaCTTTTTCTTATAGATTCAAGTTCTAGGTCATAATTTGGTGGTTTTATCCCTTTCTTGGATATTCTTGGAGTTTGAAGAAACTCTAGAACGTGTATTGGCTTTCCTAAGTCTGTGGACAGTTGTTGATTAAGAAAAAGGACCATGCTTGATGTATTTTTTGCCCATGTTCAAGTTACAACCTCATTAAGGACCCAATGGACATTAAATGCTAGATCTAGCCCTAAAATGGAGTCCAAATAgacaaagttggaaactttatccattaactTGGTGTGGAAGAGTAAATTTGGAAGTATGAGCTTAAATTtgaaaggattaagctcttaatgacaGAAATGACATTTTTCTAGTAGCCATGATGTAGCGAAGGGAAGCCACGGTGTGGCAAAGTCAAAAATGTGACTGCCTTGTTTTGGCATTTCCAAGGAGGACCACAACATGACAATGTCCTTCATGATTGATTGTTTGACTTTTCactgccacgacgtggccagggAGGGCCACGACGTGGTGTTGACTTTGAGCAAGATTGACCaatgactttttgaccaagttggACTTTAGGTCAACTTGAGGGTAGGGACGATTGTTTAAGATTCTTCCATGTTTTGGTATTGACGGGCTCGTAGGAGCAAGCAATGCAGAAAGGGAAGCGCATTATAGTGTTTCGTGGttcttcatttcaggtgagttttaCTCACTGTACCCATGGATCGAATGCACCAGTCCCGGCCCACTAGTTGTAGTTATCATTTATTAGAATGGTGCCCTAGGTATTGTATGTAGTCACGTAGAATAGACTGTTGATTATTGATCTAGGCTATCTTgtttattccttgtttggttgtggctctaaagTAGGATCATTTGTTCGGGTGTCTATCTTACTTATGGGTACATATGGTTGCACATTCCTTGCAGAGTTGGTCATGTATCcttgtatataggatgttgctatgctgatatatatatatatatatatatatatatatcctggtGTGATAGGTTGCAACAATAGTGGTATGATGGTTAGAGTACCAGTAGGTTGGTTACCATGTAGTGGAGTGCCCTATGGGTcgtatgtagtcatgtaggatagcttgagaactcttgatctaagcCTTCTtgtatgttccttgtttggttgtgattttagagtaggatcatctattCGGGTGgttatctcacctctggttagTTATAGGCACGCATTTCATGGAGGTTAATTAGTAGCGGATCTGTGTGCTGTGAGTGGTCTACTAGGCGGTACTGAGTGGTATGATTGATAAATgcatgtattatgtgcctacttgatccttgattgTTTATATATCGGCATATGGTGGCGGATGAGGTGGAGGCGGTCCTGttgtgtgttgtaggccaagataccaggGGCGGGCCGACTGTAAGTCGTAGGTACAAAGGCTCGGGAGGAgcgtttgggttgaggcggcagGCTAACAAACCCAAGGCATTCCATTCGGGATATTGTGGGCCgggggtattccagtctgatgactgaggACCCGATATGCATGTTTGTATGtttgttgtgtggggtattttggggaaaactaACTAAGTTTCATGATTACCCAGTTGTTATTGTTTTTACGTATCTTCGGTCATCATGGGAATGCGAAACGTGACTGTTCACATTCATCCGCAGCAATGAAGATTTTGTGTTATTATATTACTCGGATTTTCAACAAACTGTAATTTGGGACAAATTATTTTCTTAATATGGATTTTAATAATATGGTGTTTTacattaataaaaatgaaaagtttttttgTTATGAAAATAAGACATTACAAAGTCACTTAATATTTACTTGGTCATGTTTACTTTTGTGTGGGTGTTCCGTGTTCGAGTGAGTTGACTACTCGAATTCTTGAATTTTCTAAGATACATCTCGATGTCTATATTCTCCCATGCATGATTGTTACAGTAGACATTTCTTTTATTTAAGGAATGCTATTTAAATATTAACTAAAATTTGattcattttatatttcattgATAATACTTTATGCAAAGCACAATAATTATGTAATCTTAATGTTATAAATATGTGGGGTTACCGGGACGACAATCTGTCACAATTTCACTTCGTGTGTAATCAATCATAGAGATAGAGGTGGCCCGTtagaaattttcatttaaatggcCTATCATAAATCCATCCACAAAATTGACCCGTCAAATATTAGTCACAAACAACGTATAATTTTTGTAGGTAACAATAATTAGCCATATGTTTTGACGAAGGATTTTTTTCGTCACAAATCTGTCGAAAGGGTTTTTCGATGTTTTAGCTTTTGGAAATTATCTATTTAtagtaatgttatggaaaattttatattttctagTCGCTtggtttataaattataataaaatttgGTTGTTACAAGAATACGAACAACGAGATACACAAAAGCAGCCAAGAGAATTGCCATGTCACaccaattatttaattattttgtccACTTTATTCtacattaataaataataatcaaaCAACTATATTTGAATGTAATAGTATAACGATATAATTATTATCTAATCcttcctaataaatgaaaatgatttcATTTGACACATGTAATTTTTTTAGATATTatggattttttattttccacatgtcattttctacTTTTTTTTCACATTTCTTAAATTAAAAAATCTGGAATTAAATACATagtttatatatgtaaggtatttaattatattaaactCTAAGAATAATTGTTATACAAACTTTAATTTCCTTCTTTTTTAATTCCCTGATAATATGCATATGTTAGTCAATATCACtgctaaattttattaacaattccaaaattatataatATTGAAGGAAATGATTTCACAAGATCATCATATAAATTTCAATATTTCTGATATTGCAAAAAATACTTATGTTTACAATTTTTTATATTAACTTTTTTAAATCCGTGTAATACacaggtctcacacctagtagaaatataaacatataactatACTCTATTTACTAAAAGATTGATTAGTGAATATTAATTACTAGTTTCtttatttaaaagattgattagtGAATATTAATTACTAGTTTCTTCTTTTGTTTTCCAAAGCATCAAGTAGTTCTTTAATAAGAGATTGATCACATTGACCCACTTAGCCAGTTTTACTTTTTAACTTTACCACAAATGATTGAAAGATTTTGGAGTCTTAGTCGTCGAGTCTTGTTGGTCACAAAAGCACTACTTGACCAGCCCCACTTCAACACATAAAAAGGGGCTACCAAGTTGGCTTATTGAGAAATATATTTCAGAATTTTATTGTATGAATTCTTAATTCTTAATGCATGATATAAAAGTATTATAATAATACTATTTTAGATGTAAATATTTCAGATTTTCAGTCACGTGAGAATTACATACAAAATCTTTTAGTTGGTTGTTATTTGTGGCTTTTTGTGTTTAAAGTTGTCCAATAACCGAATGTAGGAGCTtgtgttttgaaaataatttacATGGAAGAGGGATTTGCTTCAACCGTGACGCCGGCCACTCCCCCATCACGTCTGTAGAAAATTCAAAATTTGGACTAAAACTGAAGATATGtataaaccataaggaccaaaaaAGTAATTTAACTTTTTTCCTGAATAACAGTTCTATCTTTTTCATATGATCATATCTAtcttttttatgaaataaaaaagTTATGCTTGTAATGTATTATCGAAAtttatagttttttattttacATGAAATAAAACAAAGCTaaaatttactttattttataataaaaactatAATCCAAGAAAGTAATATTTAAATATTTGAAAAAGTCAAAAACTATCCCACGAAAATTATtactatgaaaaaaaaaaaactatcccAACATATTAGAAGCTTTTAGTAAAATCGTTGGATGAAAATTTATGTAACATAATGCTCTAACAAAAATATGGAACTACTTGTAAAACTTaaacaaaatgacaaaaatacatagattcattattccgttaaatattttatttagacACTTTATTTGACATCTTTTTTGTTTGTTACTGTATATCATATATAATTCTTATTCTATATGTTATTAGGCCGATTATAATTTtctaaatacaaaataaattaaactattttttatgatttatattaaacCGCCTAGTTTTAAATTGCTATATGAATTTGTTTTCACATTCTAAATATGCATgcgttttttaattattatataataaTCAAATACTAGTAGTCATATAATACATTTTgttatatttgtatttttttaatttattcatTGTTTGATCAGTTATTACGTAATTTTAATTAGGAAAAAAAACATTAGTTAATATGTATTATTCAATTGATATAACTACATAAATTGAATTAGTTTCAGTTTTTAAATGAAATTGTTTTCATAGTCTATAGATAttatttgtttgatagttttaacagataaaaataaaaagataatatGTGAATTTGTAGAGGGAAATTTTTGAATGAAATGTTTGGAATTTTTTGAGTTTGCATGTGAAATTTGATAAGATTTCAAATAGGACACGTAATATGCAAATTTAATGAGACAAGCCATTTCAATGATTCCGGAATATTTTAAATTTACATGTGAAATTGGCAATGACACTATACCATTAGCACCTTTCTATTTTGGTGTAGCTCAATTTTAAGCATGTTTAAGTTTCCTCCATGTTTTGTTTTACTGTATGAAGCTTCATTTTATCTTGAATATATTTGTATATTAATAGATCATGTATCGATTTGACTTAATGTTGACGGTGGTAGGTTCTTCTTTTATTATATTGTATAGAGAGTAAATTACAGCGTCGTCGATGTGGTTTGAAGTATCACCTTAAGTAAAGAAGATTAATTTGGTGCAATTTTTCGTCTCTATTTCATTGTTTGATTCAGTTTTTGGTTCCTTGACCTAACGAACGTTATGTTGCAGCCCGTTAATCTTCTTAACGTGACTTGCACATGAAGGTATTTTAGTCTTTTCCagatatctctctctctctctctccctctctctctctccacaatACTTAGGACTGTAGGATCATACGATCCTACGATCAAGATCACGATTTTGACAATCTTGATTTGAACATGCCATAATGCAACTACAATAAAATTTAGGTTCTTTAGAGCCAGCAAACTTGTTTGTTACGGTAAACACGAGGAAGAATTTTTTCACAttatttcaaaacatcaattaACATATTTGTATGAGTGATAACTAAGATGGTGGATTCTTATGAATCAAGTTAAGTGAAATGATTTATGAGGTAACTAGGTAAGGATAACAAAAATTGAGCTTAAAGGAATAAGTGATGAGAAAGAAGCGTTGAAAACACATCCAAAAACTTATAGGATAGTTCAAATATGTTAACGAAACAATTTGAAAATATTTTAAGTTCTCAAGTAAAACAAGAGCAACACTAAAATTACTTTTCAACAAAAACGTTTACAACACAGAAGACAAACATATAAACTTGATGAAAGGTATAATTAAAATATCTACACAAATTTGTAAGAAACAATAATGACACCATAATGCCTAATAACCTAGATGTTAATAAACCTTAAAGGAATAATTGGTAATGGCATCATAGATCCTTGTGACCTAAGGGAGGATGGAGTCATTTCCTCCCAACCCATTGAACCCACTGTCACTAtcattttttctcttttatttttctttatctttttcaACTCACAACACACGGATACCCTATCTTTTTGAACTCATTCAActcattcaattaaaaaaaatataaaacaatcaaaggtaaaatcttaattagcaatagagttaTCGGTGGTACCACTCCCGCTTCAATGAGTTGGTTAATTGGTTTCACTAACCCACTTCATCATCTCTCTTTACTtcttttctctcattttctcttgtaccatgtattttaaaacttatacattagttgttttgtattttttttttacttgagTGGGTTGAGAAAGATAGGACTTATGTGTGTTATGGGTTGGGAAAGATGAaaaaaagaaaagacaaaaatTTATGTGACACTGGGTCCAGTGGGTTGGGAGAgaacgactccctcctccctaaAGGTTAAGAGTGGAGCAGAGTACGGTTTCAGCCTAAGCAAGACTAAAGGAAGCAACAGTAAGACCAGAGGGAGTGAAGTGCGGTTGCAGCCTATGTGGCATGTGAAACCGCAGTAAACACCGCCCCTATGCGGTTTGAGGTGTGCTGCCAAAAATAGAGTGCTCATTTCTCTCTCACTCTTCCtccctctctctatctctctcttctttctcttttCTCTTTTTATGGAATACCACTCCTTGAGTGTGGTAAGAAAGTCTGGCAAAAAAAGGGAGTGTGGTACCACTCCCTCCGGCCTAATGCACCATAGTTCCAAATTATCCAAAGGTTAATGTACCATAAGTGAAGAATCGGTAAAACATCATAGTTCTTAGTGACCAAAACGATAATATACCTTAAGTGAAGAATCGGTAATGACATAATAGTGCCTAATGATCCAAAGGTTAATAGACCTTAAGGGGAGAATTGACAATGATATCATAATGTCTAATGGAccaaaatagatttgaagggaAGAATCAGTAATTGCATCATAGTTTATAATGACCCACATTTAAATACACTTGAAGGAGAGAATCGGTAATGACATTATAGTGCCTAGTGACCTAAATGTTAATAGACTTGAAGGGAATAATTGGTAATGACATCATAGTGCCTAATGATCCAAAGGTTAATAGACCTGAAGAAAAGAATCGATAATTTCATCATAATGCCTAGTGACCCAAAGGATAAATGAAAAAGGAACAATTGATAATGACATCATAGTGCCTAATTATCCAAAGGTTGATAGACCAGAAGGGTAGAATTGGTAATGACATCATATTAACTAATGACTTTATGCTTCATAAACCTACAAGGAAGAAATTAGTAATAACCAGTTCTATAGGTATGAGCTCCCTAAACTTTGGTTTGCTTGATTTCATGCATCCTATTGCACAACATAACTCATTATGTATAGCCATCTCCATCCCTGAAACCATTGGCGCACATATGTAGTGCCCGGGGGTCCAAGGTTACTACTCCTCCGATTCAGCCAcagagtgcaaaaaaaaagtttttatctATTTGGTGTCACACCTTCAAAATATGAGtgtcattattattatttttttgtgccACCACTAGTCAAATGTTTTGCGTCTGTCACTGTCCGAAACCTCATTCAAATCCCCTTACTCATCTCGATCATCATCAGGGATTATAAATAAATCTCTATCCTGCCTTCAACAGGTATCGGGGATCCGTTGGAGGGAATCACGGATTTccttttctattttaatataaatacttttatgtaaataaaaacactaaaaTTTAATTTAACAACATCAGTTTAAAAAATttacaaaacataaaaacattcataaattGCATAAAAACTATAAACAACTTTTATATTCAAATGTcaatacacacatagaaaattaAGTAACTTTAGCTATGATATGATTGAATTTATTATAGCATGCACGTAGTATCGAATGGGAAGTTTCAAAGATAAAGAGACGTTTTTATTATATGTGTTACAACATAAACGTATGACTTATGTGAGATTGACTCTTTGGTATTTCTTTTTAAAAGCAAAATTTTGGTCAAATCAATACGAACCGAACTTTTAGCATTAACAAAATAAATATGTAAATGAATAACAATAAACAACATATATAATATCATAGTAATATTTGaagtataaataaataaactaatcataagaaaatgaaaaaaaatagaaaagagaAAAACTAATGTAATAATTGGTTTGAGATGGGTGGGAGGGATGGATCTCCTCTACCCTAATCATTATTTAAAAGTCAAAAACAAATTCAATTACAGATAATTAGTAATTAAATATAGAGTTAGTCCAAATCTATAACGATTATCAAGGTTGTTTGGCAAGGATTTATATAAATGTTTGTTTTCAACGACAACGATGTCATGTAATGTTATTTTATTAGATTAAAATGTACATAAATTATCGTCCCATGTTCCTATCATTTATATTATAATCTATATTGTTTATTTAATAATAGATAgtaattttttatgtttatataatAATCTGATGAAAACCACCACCATCCACATAAAATACtctaaattaaataaattaaacacGTTAACGTGTCTGGTTTAATACAAGCAAAAAAGATAAATCCAATTTTAAATACGTCATTACACAAAAAAATGTGTTGTATAATGAGCAATTGGGTATTTGAATAATAATGTTGTGTGAGAAGACGAGATTACCCTTCACGTCCTACCAAAGGCTACGTTGATTTTTTCAACCTGCcctatttttatataataataaaaaaaaattagataaaCAAGTAAGACCCTATTAACCTATTTGTTCTTTCCATTAAAGACTATGAAAATAACAACACAGTtcaagaaataaaagaaaaacataaataaaGCCAAATTGATAAgaatttataacttatataatttagattttatttatatttagttttttattttattttttttcaaataattgAACTTGTTTTTCATATGATCGGTTGGTGTGTATATAAAGAAGGTTtatcttatgttttttttttcaaatattaccATTGAACAACTAAAACCTACATCAACCATCGATCTAATGTAAACATTCCAAACAATTTCAATAGTAACATATGAAGGAAAAATAAAAGTTAATaagactaaatatgaacaaaacttaAATTGTCTTTACCTTATAACTTGTAAGTCATTAAcccaaaaaaatgttattttttgggtttctttgataaaaaaaaatgtatgtaTCCAGTAAAAAAAAACTAACATCgaaacaccaaaaaaaaaaaaggtagaaAAACGAACAAATAATCTCATCTTCAAACATTCAAATTGACGATTTTTAGCGCCATCACCATCAAACATCAAACACAAATACCAAACATCAAACACAAATATCAACATCAAAAAACAGATAAAAGCAGCGAAATCAACAAGTTTCATGTTAAAAAAACACAATTACTAGTCAATAAACAGTCTACACGATCATTAGAAGAGAGGCACAGAACAACATTTAATTCAAATATTTATTCAGagttgatgatgatgaggatgatcaAAAGAGCTGAAAGTTGTTGTCGCTAAAACCTCTCTAGATCTTTATATATCTTCCATTAAAATCCAATTTCAGCACTTCCAAGCTGACGCAGTCATCAGTTCTCGATTCTGCCAACAAAGAACAAGCGATGCCTGTTTCTTTTCAATATGAAATCCCTGAATTTGCATCCTCTTCACCACGCAATCTGCTTGAGTTTCTGCAAAATTACTTAGAAGAACAGGGGAGTATCCTCCAGCTGTAAAAAGTGACCTCCAATGGGGCATTGGTTCAGGGATTTGAAGTTTTCCCAACACCATGCTTTCGATTTGAGGCTGGAAAAGGAACCTTTCGATCTTGTTTGATATCTCTGAAACAACATTCCCACCATCAATGGAGTCTAAGAGAACTTCGTAGTACTGGAGACCCTGGAGAAGATAATGTGGGAAGGGTAGATCCGTCCTTTCACACCCACGATCTAGTGAAACCACGATTCTTGGGGAGAGTTGCTTCACGAAATGGAGAATGGAAGGAATGGCGGATAAGTGAGTGGAAGCTGACCAGATTGGGAAATTAACAGCAATGGCTTCATTCCCAGATACTGAAAACGACCTTGGATCGAACGAATCAAAGTTGACAACTTCAAGCTCGAATGAAATCCCGATTTCATGAGCGAAATGTGATAAGTTTTCGTGCATGAGTCCAAGTTCGATTGGATGATGGGTTGAAGGTGACGCGAAAGCAGTGATTTTCAAAGAACAGGGACCACCGCCGCCATTGTTGTTTTTTGATGGAAGCTCTTGTATGAAGGAAGCCCATTGTGCACCGAATCCGATATCAAAATCAATGATGTGAACGTTTTTAGCATCACCAAGAGCCTCgagaattgtttgatttgaagtgAAGTTTATGAACTGAATGATCGGAGAAACTTCTGAAAACAATTTATAAGCTCCCATCTTGAAGACGCCATTAAAGGGTTGAGTGATTTTGTTGGGATTTGAATTTGAGATTAGAGATCCCATTGCTTCCTTGAAATAAAAAGCCGCCCTTTGTAAAGGCTTATGTGGTGCCGGAGCCGAGGAGAACTGGTGATTGAGCCGCGCCAATATCCCTTGCGCGTGTGTGAAGTTCCCAGATAGGATTAGCTCAGCCGCGGTGAATAGCTGGTCACAGATAAGCTGGTTTTGCTGCTGCTGCTGGGGGTGGTGGTGCTGCTGGTGGGCCGGTGGTCCTTGTTTTGTTCCAGGGACCATTAATGGTTTCTTGAGCTGTAACTCGTGACCCGGATTCGAAATCGCAACTTTCTGAAAACCCTGATTAACCGAAGGCTTCTGAAGCCCCAGATCGGAAGCAGGAGTTTTCTGAACATTCTGATGGAACACCGGAGATTTCTGAAGACCCTGGTGAAAGACCGGAGCTTTTACGAGACCCTGATGATGGTGGAACTGTATCTGCGGCGGTGGCGTTAGATGCGGAGGAGGGTTTTGATCAGGGTTAGAGAAGGGGAAGAACAGTGGGTTTTGTGGGTGAAAATTTGGAGGCGCCGGAGTTTCAGAAACTGTGGTGGCGGGAGGGGCATTTTGGTCAATTTGGTTGCTCTGCAAGAGCTGTTGAAGACTCAAAGATGTGTCATCAAAGTCGCCGGAGATCCACCGAAGAGACTGGTCTTGTGCCGGAGAAGCCGCAGATTCAGATAACAAGCTTTCCCAATCTTCCAATCCAACTCCGAATCTTCGTTGTTGAAGCTCAAATTCCGCAGGGATGGGTTGTAGCTCCGACCACTCATCTTTCCGGCCACCTTCACCGCTAATATTTGCCAGAGACCCAGACATACACATTTCCTGCGGAACAGAATCCGGCCATTTTTGTTGAAGGTGATGGTGGTTGTTAATGTCAGGGTCAGGGACAC of the Lactuca sativa cultivar Salinas chromosome 6, Lsat_Salinas_v11, whole genome shotgun sequence genome contains:
- the LOC111886881 gene encoding scarecrow-like protein 6 is translated as MMRGMPFEVAAFQALTGSNNKFKEGSFGSNNSNEPISVLDTRRSPSPSTSTSTLSSSFGGGGNGCTTTTAPSLGVPDPDINNHHHLQQKWPDSVPQEMCMSGSLANISGEGGRKDEWSELQPIPAEFELQQRRFGVGLEDWESLLSESAASPAQDQSLRWISGDFDDTSLSLQQLLQSNQIDQNAPPATTVSETPAPPNFHPQNPLFFPFSNPDQNPPPHLTPPPQIQFHHHQGLVKAPVFHQGLQKSPVFHQNVQKTPASDLGLQKPSVNQGFQKVAISNPGHELQLKKPLMVPGTKQGPPAHQQHHHPQQQQQNQLICDQLFTAAELILSGNFTHAQGILARLNHQFSSAPAPHKPLQRAAFYFKEAMGSLISNSNPNKITQPFNGVFKMGAYKLFSEVSPIIQFINFTSNQTILEALGDAKNVHIIDFDIGFGAQWASFIQELPSKNNNGGGGPCSLKITAFASPSTHHPIELGLMHENLSHFAHEIGISFELEVVNFDSFDPRSFSVSGNEAIAVNFPIWSASTHLSAIPSILHFVKQLSPRIVVSLDRGCERTDLPFPHYLLQGLQYYEVLLDSIDGGNVVSEISNKIERFLFQPQIESMVLGKLQIPEPMPHWRSLFTAGGYSPVLLSNFAETQADCVVKRMQIQGFHIEKKQASLVLCWQNRELMTASAWKC